The Alphaproteobacteria bacterium nucleotide sequence TTTGCAATGTTCCTGCAACACCAAAGACTGTTGCATTTGTTGGAATGCCTTGTACGGCTGTATTTCCGTTAAGAATGGATGTTCCAGAAAGAGCGGCATTTTGAGGAACAAACGCAACTTGTGAATTGTTTGGAGTGAAAGCTGAGTTGAGCTCGGCTTGATTTGTTCCATAAGCTGGTACAACAAAAACTGTTGCTGCATTTGGATTTTGAGCTTGGTTAAAGCCATTCAATGCAAGAACTGAATTCTGATTCAAACCACCAAGTGCGATCAGTGAATTTTGATTCAAACCATTAAAGCCAAGAATTTGGTTTTGATTTAAGTTATTAAAACCTAGAACTGTATTCTGATTCATTCCATTAATTCCTAGACCTGCAAATTGTGTTTGTACAGGAATGAATGTGCTTACTTGCGTTGTCATTATCTTATCCTTTCTAAATTGATTAATACTATTTTGTTAATACTTACTATTGTTGCTTACAATATTTAAGAATACCCAAAACTTCTTAATAAAAAGCTAAGGTTAAAAATAATATTTCTATGTTATCAAGGGTTGCATCCTGTATATTTGGAGATATAAGAGATTGTTCCCAACGAAAAGTAGCTATAATTATGAGTATAATGGATATGGGCTATAATAAGGGTTAAAGAGCATGATAAAAAAAATTATTATAAGTATTGTGTTTTTTGGAATTTTCGGGAATGGTCTATGGTCGAATGAGTTATTAACCGAGGAAACGACGATGACAATTGATTATATGAATAAGCCCGATACGTTTTGGCAAGCAGTTTTACCCACAGAAGTCTATTCCATTTGTCGTCAAAAAAGCACCGAAACGCCTGGGTTCGGCAAATATAATCATTTTTGGGAAAAAGGAACGTATTACTGCGCCTGTTGCGGCGGGGATCATGCGCTTTATGCCTCAGATACAAAATTTGACTCCGGAACAGGTTGGCCAAGTTTCTGGGCGCCTATTTCCCCTCAAAGCGTAACCTTGAAGGAAGACAGAAGTGGACTTCATGGAGTCGTAGAAACACGCACAGAGGTAATCTGTTCCCGATGTGGGGGTCACTTGGGGCATGTGTTTGATGATGGCCCCAAAGAACATACAGGCAAACGGTATTGCATGAATTCGCCAGCTTTGACTTTTGTGCCGCAAGGGCAGAAGCCAATCCATAAACTTGAGAAGGATGAAAAACCAACGGGTTAAAAAGTACGGCTGCGAACTTTTTAGCTTGAAAAGAGCATATTTTACTTATTTTGTAGGTTCTGTTCGTTTGGTTTTATCGGATTTAGACTCTTTAGATTCAGGCTTACCTTTCTCAGCGTTTGAGTCCTCACTTTGAGATTTTTCAGACTGTATGTTTTTAGATTTGGCGTCTGTGGTTTTTGAGTCTTCAGTCATCGGCTTGTCTTGTTTGCTATCTACTGGTAACTTATCCTCCTTGAGATTTTCAGCTTTGGTGTCTGTTACTTTTGATTCTTCAGGGGTCGTTTTATCCGATTGGGAATCTGTAGGCTTTGATTCTCCTGTTTTAAGGTCTTCCGAGTTTGAGTTATCAGGTTTTACTTCATTAATTAATGATTTATTCTCTGTAAGAGGGCGTGATGCTTTAGCTTTTGAAGGAGGAGGGGGGTTTTTGACGGGAAAGGCATCCACAAAAACAATATTGTTCCCAATATAAGCCAGCCGTTTTTCTAGGGTATCAGCGTTCTGCTCATCACCTTTTAATTTCAGCGTCACCATAACCTGATTTGTCGGGCCGTTTGCTGTCAGCCCCAGATAATCTTTTTGAAATTTCTTGGGTTGAGGAATATCGCGTCGATAATAGGGTTCCCGGTCAAATAATTCTTCAATTTCGTTGTGAAAGTCATTATTGCGATAAACTTTTAAAACTCCTTTTGTTTTAGTCTCATCAATAAATCCATCAGGGTCCTCAAGAAGAAGATCTATTATATCTTTCATCACAAAGGCATCATTACTATAGAAAAACGGCGCGTTAGGTTTGTGATATTTGATACTATGTTCAGCTTTCACATCCTCCAACATCTGGTCATAGGAATGATTATTGGTATCTTCTTTAATTAATTTGAAAAGTTCTTTAATTAGGTCTAACGGGTCCTTTTTAGGTATTACCTTTGGGGGGATTGTCTTTTCAAAGACGCGTTTGCACTTTGGCAAATTTTGGGGGCTATTTCCTTGTGAATTAACTCTGTCCAAGCAAAATGCGCGGGAAGCATATGAGTCTATATAAAATAATAGGGTGCTAAAAATAAAATAAAGTAAGAAATTAGGCGTCATTATTCTGGAGGCTCCATCTACTCTATCTCAGAGTAATCGGAATCTATTAAAATTTCGTGAAATCTAAAGCCTATAGAAACGGGTAGCGCCTTACATTAGTTATTTTCCTATTCAGGCATTATTTCCCCTTATATTAAGCATAGTGACCGCCTTTTCGTTCAAGGCCTTCAAAATGGGAAGCTCCATATAAAAAGGCAACTGAAACCGGTATCGTAATAAGCCACAAGCCATAAAATCCAAAGTACTCGCTTAAATAAACCAGCCCAAAAGACGTAATAATATACATCATTGCTCTGGCAAGAGCATATAGAAAGCTTGCATAGGTAAAGCGGCTGTAGATGGGTAGATGATAAATAAATACAGCTCCTGCCGGCATACCACTTAATTGCAAAATAAGAATAAGGGTTTGAATGAAAAATAGGTGCATAGGATCGGTTACAAGCCCAACAAGGATAGGAAGGCTAAGCATAAGGCATAAGGTGAGGATGCCTCTGACTTTAATAATTTTAAGGGGATGAATATAAGCGCTTAATTGTGCCCAAACAATTGCCGAAAATAGCAAAATTACGGATAACCAAAAGTTATGTTTGATAATGTCTTGAGGGGTATAACCAAATTCCTCTTTCAGCAGAGGATTAAAGTAAAGATAAGCTAGATAAAACGTTAAGGGGCGACCACAATAGATTAGAAAATATGAAAGTGTGGTTTGGGAAAATGCTTTTTCTTTCCAAGAGAATGCGGATTTATGCCCAGATTTCTTAGCGGAAATAGGTCTATCAATATTGCGCAATTTAGTGGTAGCTTCTTTCATTTGCGCGCGCTTCAAGACTTAAAAAGTCTGGTGTTTCTCTTAGACGTGTACGAGCGACGGCTCCCACAAAAGCAATAATGGCACCAATCCAAAAGGCAAGACGCCAATTGAATAGAAAAGAAGTTACGAGATATGAAATACCCAGAGCAACCATGCCCCCCATGTCTGAAGCTACACTGATATATGCAACCATGGGGTAGGAAGTAGGGCGCCGAATACTTTCCGTTAAATAAATTTGAGCGCCCACAATTTCGCCCATAGATGACATTCCTTGAGCAATTCTACATAAAGTCATAATCCACGTGGCGGTAATACCAATTTGGGCATATGTCGGTAGACAAGCCATAAGAATACAAGAAACAGACATCAGAGATGTTGTGAGAATGATTGTGGATCTTCTTCCTACGTGATCGCCTATCCAGCCAAAAATGAGCGCGCCAATTGGTCGAAATACAAAGGTAGAGCAAAATGCAAAAGCTGCAAGGAGGGAAGCTGTATGAGGGTCTGTTTTGGGAAAGAACAATTCATTAAGGATAACTGCCATGTGAACATAGAGCATGACATCAAAATATTCGAGAAATGTCCCAATTTGAAGAAGTCCAGTGGCTTCTTTTTGTTCTCGATTCAAAGAATTCAGTATACCCATGCAAACTCCTTATTTTTTGTATTCTAAAGATTGCAGTCTACACATGAAGGAAAGTCCGAATTTTGTCAATCAGTTAAAATGACCCTTTCTTCGTTTTGCCTCCCCAATTTTGGGGTACATTCCCATTTTACGCTCTAGATCTACAAAGTGGCGAATTCCATACAAAAAGGCAAGTGATAGGGGAATTGTGACGATCCACAGCCCATAGGGGCCCAACGATTGTGTGAGATATACCAAACCGAAAGAGGTAATTATATAAATAATGGCTCGGGTTGTTGCCCATAAAAAGCTTGCACAGCGGAAACGGCTATAAATGGGTAAATGATAAATCAAAATAACACTTGCCGGGACCGTGTCAAATGCAAATACAAGAATCATAGCTTGTATTAAAAACAACTGAGTGGCGGATGTTGCGTTGAGGACAAGGAAGGGTAGCAATATCATTAAAAGAACACTGAACCCAACCTTAATTCGCAAAATTTTTAAAGGATGGACTCGGTAGCTGATAATTGCCATAGCAATATAGGGAACTAAAAATATGAGGGATAAGCAAAAATTGCGTTTTATAATGCTTTCGCCGCTTATGCCATAACTTTCTTTCAAAATAGGATTGAAATAGAGATAGGCTAAATAAAAGGAGAGGGGGTAGCCACAGTGCATAAAAAAATAACACATTAAAGTTTTTGGATTGATCTTTTCTTTCCAAACAGGATTTTTTGTCTCAGGTGGTTGATTTATTTCCTTTTTCTTATCATCATTGTTGATTTGGGAAACGGCTTCCTGCATTTGCTGTCGTTTTAACTTTAAATAGTCAGGCGTTTCGCGAAGTCGCGTGCGTGCAAGTGCCCCAATTAAAGCCACAGCGGCACCTACCCAAAACGCAATGCGCCAGTTAAACATAAAGGATGTTGTCATTGTGGCAACCCCAAGAGCGGACATCACACCGAGATTAGCAACGACAGCAATTGAGGCAACGGCGGGGTAACAGGCTGGGCGGGGAACACTTTCAGCAATATAAATTTCTGCACCAATTAATTCTCCCATTGATGACATGCCTTGGGCCATTCGACAGATTGTCATTATCCAAGCGGCCGTAACGCCAATTTGAGCGTATGTTGGCAGATTGGCCATAACTAAGCAGGAAAGGGACATAATAAGTGTTGTTAAAATGATAGTTGATTTTCTCCCCACTTTATCACCCATCCAGCCAAATACAATTGCCCCAATGGGTCTAAAAACAAAAGTAGAGCAAAAGGCAAATGCTCCCAACAAAGCTGCAGTATGGGCGTTCGTTTTGGGAAAAAAGAGCTCATTTAACACAACGGCCATGTGGACATAGAGCATAAGGTCGAAATATTCAAGGAAAGTACCAATTTGTAAAAGCTTTAAAGCTTCATTTTGTTCTCGGTTTAAGAAAGAATATAATTTCATAGATCTTCCCTTTACAGGCATTTTTATTACTAATACCTGTGAGGGAAAATCCAACTTTTGTCAATGTTCAAAAGGTCTCAACCTATTTTGACAAAAAAACCATCAGAACTTATCGACGTTGTTGATAATGCCTGAGCATTTCGTATAGGTTTGGCTCTATTGAATAGCCTCGTGCCCGAAATACTCTGTTCCTCACGGCATCTTTGCCAACTTGATCGAGCCTTTTTCTGGCTTTTCCATTATCGCTGAATTCACGCGATTGTTCTGAGCGTAAATAAGTCATAATGTTTCCTTTTGTTGCCCTTGCTTCATAAAGTCTCTCAATTTCTTCCTCGAGTGCTGAAATATGATTGACTTGTATAAACAATACTGAAACCACTACAAATCCGAGTATCTGTTTCATAATGATGATTCCTTCTGCAATTATGATTTAAAAACTCTGTGTTCCTACACAGGACAATATTATAATTAAATTTATCACAACGAATCAACAGGAAAGAATTATTAAGGGGGAAAGCAAAATTCTTTAAATAAAGCTATGCTCTTGTTCCTCATTTTTAATGCGCGTAATGATGTGGTTACGAATCTCGTCAAGCATGCATTTTTTAGGTAACATACTATCTTGTATCGATACTTTTACTTTAGGCCCAACAAGCATTAAAATAGTAATTTTATAAAGTCTAAATGTTCTTAGAGAATCTAAATCTTCAAAGAGTATCGTGCGGTCATTTTTTAATTGACTAAATTGTCCGGGAATGAAGATTGATGTTTCGGTAAGCACAATCTGAGATTTAGACGTGTATGTTAGATACGTTGCGTATAGACCGTAAAAACATCCAAATGCCTTCAAAACTGTCTGAATCCACAATATAAAAGTTGCTTGGGTGGGATTGAAGGTTAATTCAATAACATTCTGATAAAGAACATAAGTTAGGCTCTCTTGGTTATTTAGAGCCTCGAGTGCCGAAATCCATGTGAGATAACCAAATACGACTGCAATAAGAATCAAATGACTTTTTTTCATCTTATAAGGATAGGTTATGGAAAAAGATTTATTAGTCATCATTTTTTCTCTCCATTAAATTATAAACTTAATGAAATTTATTTGATAATTGGAATATTTTCATAAAAAAATTTAGAGGCCAATTGTTATTGAATAAATGTAGGGAACATCGATTATGCGACATTGTAACACTTGACTATGTTTAGGACAATATTTTATATTATTATTGAATCAAAATATAAAAAAACTCAAAGATTAATTAAAAACAAAAAATTGTCGCGGATTATAGGCTCCGCGTTGGCCCAAGTGCTTTAAAATTATAAATACTTTTAAATGCACTTTATTTCAAATTGCAAGATTTTTTATATATTAATTATTAACATGTCTGATATGCAAATCTTGCCTGAAACAAAGTGATCTTATACCCTACTTTTTAATTATGTTGTCATGCTTATTCGTGGACAATAAAAAATTAATATTAAAGAAAAAATTTTAGATAATTTTATACATTATCTTCTTATTATTTTTTGCTAATTAAATTTATGTATTATGTTAGACCATAAATACTCAGTATCGTATCATCCTTATTATTCGATAAATTCTATCTCTTACCTCACAACTCAAGAGTCAATAAATGATCAGAAACACCTAAAAAAGCCTATTACTTTGTCCTGTCGTGCAATAGATTGCAACATAAGAGAGAAGTAGCTATAAATTATCATAAATAATAGCAAATAACTGGAGAGAAACATGTCAGATAGTTCAATTCTCAATTCATTTAAATTTTATTTTCTTTTTATAGCATTGATCCTGCTGTCTCTCTTTTCCTCAAGTATTTTGCAGGCATATGATGAACGAGAACAGTCAACAAGCACTAATCGTTTCACACAAACCGACTCAAGCATAGATGATTTAGAGGAGGCACTAAATTTATCAAAAAAAGATGCTCCAAAATCTCAAACCAGACAATATTCAGCACTCTCTCAAAAAACTTTAGTCAAAAAGAGACAACATAAAAAAGATGAAAGCAGTGATGACGGTGACGATGAAGAATACAGCCCCAATCAAAACAAAAGCAAACGTAGTCGATCATTAACAGTAAAAGATCCAGAATTATCTCAATCAAAATCGCTCTTGAGTGATTCCAGTTGGCAAAGCAGTTTAAATTCCGCAAATGAGTATAACGAAATATTGCCCAAAGAGAAAAAATTACCAAACATTGTCTACTATGATTATATGGGAATTACGGCGGAAATGTCCGACTTGCAGAGACGATACGCTATGTCAGAACCTCATAAAAGAGTTTTAGATTCCGATAATGAAGAATCAGACCATGCAAATGTCGATAACCATAGGGAAAGTTCAAGGAATAATGATGACGATAATAGCACTGACAATAGCGCTGGGGTTGAGGATATAACTAATCAGGTAAATTTTGATAGCTTGATTTCTTTTGGAACAACACTAAAGTTACTAGCTAATGTGTATTTAGGAAATCTTGACGAAAGAGCGAACATTTTTCTCCCTCAATATGTCTTGGATCTTAAGCAGGATGACGGCTCTGTACAAAAAGGCCCCCCTGAATTCTTTAAAATTAAGGATAAGATTTGTGTTTTTGCTAGTGGTGGAACTCATAACGCCTGGGAAAAAACCGTTGCGAAAGTCTATGAAATTTTCTTTGGGCAAAAGGTAAAAATTGTCCGAGTTGAATGGATATATAAGCATCTTCTTAAAAAAAATGGTGAATCAGCTAAAAGATTTTACGAAAAGCTGCGTGGCAAGGAGAAAACTCTTCATTCTGAATTTTACTACGATTTAGTTTTTAGAAATTTTATTTTGCCTCGATTGATGGAGCAACATCCCAATAAGATTAAGAATTTAACAATCAATGCTTTTAGTTGGTGGGAGATTTGCGATGAATGTCACAGCCGTTTTTTAGAAAAACATCAAAGACTTTGCAGACAAAATGGTATTAGACTTGTTTTTAATGTCGTTGCACGTGAACAGTATAAGCATAATTATCCAGCGTCAGGTTTAATTACAACTTCTCAAGTACAAGAACCCAAAGATAAGCAATTTTGGAAGGAAATTTGGCAGCAATTAAGAGTTTATGTAATAAAGTATCCTGATAATAATGGAGAAAAAGAAGCTTTTTGGACGAATAGCCCTGAAGGCTTAGAGTTATGTAAATGGATTGGGCAAGCTTTTGTAGAAAACAAACGAAAATTAGCGGAACAAACTGGTTCCGCACAAATACAGGGAGATATCCGAGGATTTTATGAGGCGACAGATGAAGTTGGTCGAAAAAACTTTGATGAACTCATCAATTATTTAAGAGAGCATAATTGGGAACTCTCGTGTTGGTATTATCCCTCACATTTTGCAGATAGTATTCAAGGTAAATGGAAAACTCATTCTAAACAAGTTGTTATTCCACATTTTAACTGGGAACATCTTAGAACAATTCGAGATGCAACGGGTCAGTGTCAAATGTGTGGCTACGATGGCTTGCACAATATTTATCAAGTATACCATCCAAAGCACGGTACCTCAAAAAAAATTGCGGCATTTGAAGCAGAAGAAGCAAAAAAAGCAGAAAAAGATGTTGCGTACAAAGTTGCAGATAACACTCCCTTTAATAAAATTCCTAAATCTCAGCAAGAAAAAATGAAAAGATCTCTATTTGTGGGGAGTGAATGCCTAAAGTTTATGCAAGTTGAGAAAACAGAAATA carries:
- a CDS encoding Hsp20/alpha crystallin family protein, whose amino-acid sequence is MTTQVSTFIPVQTQFAGLGINGMNQNTVLGFNNLNQNQILGFNGLNQNSLIALGGLNQNSVLALNGFNQAQNPNAATVFVVPAYGTNQAELNSAFTPNNSQVAFVPQNAALSGTSILNGNTAVQGIPTNATVFGVAGTLQNAQQNFNTQSLATELSENNNEYVISFDVPGIEIQDLDISLAGNTILINGVRKNTYDSSTLAYSEVARGNLSRAVAVPFDISPSKAINTSLENGVLKIRIAKENQSERKSTTRKVKIG
- the msrB gene encoding peptide-methionine (R)-S-oxide reductase MsrB, with amino-acid sequence MIKKIIISIVFFGIFGNGLWSNELLTEETTMTIDYMNKPDTFWQAVLPTEVYSICRQKSTETPGFGKYNHFWEKGTYYCACCGGDHALYASDTKFDSGTGWPSFWAPISPQSVTLKEDRSGLHGVVETRTEVICSRCGGHLGHVFDDGPKEHTGKRYCMNSPALTFVPQGQKPIHKLEKDEKPTG
- a CDS encoding MFS transporter, with the translated sequence MKEATTKLRNIDRPISAKKSGHKSAFSWKEKAFSQTTLSYFLIYCGRPLTFYLAYLYFNPLLKEEFGYTPQDIIKHNFWLSVILLFSAIVWAQLSAYIHPLKIIKVRGILTLCLMLSLPILVGLVTDPMHLFFIQTLILILQLSGMPAGAVFIYHLPIYSRFTYASFLYALARAMMYIITSFGLVYLSEYFGFYGLWLITIPVSVAFLYGASHFEGLERKGGHYA
- a CDS encoding MHS family MFS transporter, with translation MGILNSLNREQKEATGLLQIGTFLEYFDVMLYVHMAVILNELFFPKTDPHTASLLAAFAFCSTFVFRPIGALIFGWIGDHVGRRSTIILTTSLMSVSCILMACLPTYAQIGITATWIMTLCRIAQGMSSMGEIVGAQIYLTESIRRPTSYPMVAYISVASDMGGMVALGISYLVTSFLFNWRLAFWIGAIIAFVGAVARTRLRETPDFLSLEARANERSYH
- a CDS encoding MFS transporter is translated as MPVKGRSMKLYSFLNREQNEALKLLQIGTFLEYFDLMLYVHMAVVLNELFFPKTNAHTAALLGAFAFCSTFVFRPIGAIVFGWMGDKVGRKSTIILTTLIMSLSCLVMANLPTYAQIGVTAAWIMTICRMAQGMSSMGELIGAEIYIAESVPRPACYPAVASIAVVANLGVMSALGVATMTTSFMFNWRIAFWVGAAVALIGALARTRLRETPDYLKLKRQQMQEAVSQINNDDKKKEINQPPETKNPVWKEKINPKTLMCYFFMHCGYPLSFYLAYLYFNPILKESYGISGESIIKRNFCLSLIFLVPYIAMAIISYRVHPLKILRIKVGFSVLLMILLPFLVLNATSATQLFLIQAMILVFAFDTVPASVILIYHLPIYSRFRCASFLWATTRAIIYIITSFGLVYLTQSLGPYGLWIVTIPLSLAFLYGIRHFVDLERKMGMYPKIGEAKRRKGHFN